The following are from one region of the Orenia metallireducens genome:
- a CDS encoding sensor histidine kinase: MKLSRGIDTISGKLMIRFTIIILVTLFILAISLSYLFQNYYYGSTEKKFIDQGNKIAKLVQRSLYEGNYDETLFFLRDSQRFFEGNVWIVDSKGLILVTTQQKELQGVRLNKNEVKQVFQGKIVKKRGFSYYFGEPVLFVAVPINFAEKVVGAVFVYSPLAGIGSTLNDLRRLIVYAALIAIFLTLILSFTLSKSFSRPLKRMQRISLNMAHGDFDERVMIESEDEVGQLAQSFNYLADKLQETIASLQEKEEQQRRFVADVSHELRTPLTSIQGFVKALRDGVYESEQDKDEYYQIILSEVKRLIRLVNDLLDLSQIELGQIKMELETLDLKEIIKNSIRNLMPKIKEKNLRIVIDLSDDLPPVFADRDRVEQVLINLISNAIDFTPQGERIKVVSRREDDEVLVMIKDTGPGIPAEEINNIWNRFHKVDKARTRDRGGTGLGLSIVREIIRHHQGEVWVESEVGKGSTFVFSLLVADK, from the coding sequence TTGAAACTGTCAAGGGGCATTGATACGATATCAGGAAAGTTAATGATTAGGTTTACTATAATTATTCTAGTAACATTATTTATTTTGGCTATTTCCTTATCATATCTCTTTCAAAACTACTATTATGGGAGTACTGAAAAGAAGTTTATAGACCAAGGTAATAAGATAGCTAAGTTGGTACAGCGTTCTCTTTATGAAGGAAATTATGATGAAACTCTCTTCTTTTTAAGGGATTCACAGCGCTTTTTTGAAGGGAATGTCTGGATAGTTGATTCTAAAGGGCTTATTTTAGTAACTACACAGCAGAAAGAATTACAAGGTGTTAGATTGAATAAAAATGAGGTTAAACAGGTCTTTCAAGGAAAGATAGTTAAAAAGAGAGGATTTTCCTATTATTTTGGAGAGCCTGTGTTATTTGTAGCGGTACCTATTAATTTTGCTGAGAAGGTAGTTGGAGCAGTATTTGTCTATTCACCTTTAGCAGGAATAGGTTCAACCTTAAATGACTTAAGGAGACTGATCGTATATGCAGCCTTAATAGCTATTTTCTTAACTTTAATTTTGAGTTTTACTCTATCTAAGAGCTTTTCAAGACCATTAAAGAGGATGCAGAGAATTTCACTTAATATGGCACATGGTGATTTTGATGAGAGGGTAATGATTGAATCTGAAGATGAAGTCGGTCAGTTAGCTCAATCCTTCAATTATTTAGCTGATAAATTACAAGAAACTATAGCATCTTTGCAGGAGAAAGAAGAACAACAAAGGAGATTTGTAGCTGATGTTTCTCATGAGTTAAGAACCCCTTTAACTTCGATACAAGGTTTTGTTAAGGCTTTAAGGGATGGAGTATATGAAAGTGAGCAGGATAAAGATGAATATTATCAGATTATCTTATCAGAGGTTAAGCGGCTGATTAGGTTGGTAAATGATTTATTAGATTTGTCTCAAATAGAGCTGGGACAGATTAAAATGGAGCTAGAGACTTTGGATTTAAAGGAGATAATTAAGAATTCAATTAGAAATTTAATGCCTAAGATAAAAGAGAAGAATCTGCGAATAGTAATTGATCTATCAGATGATCTGCCTCCAGTCTTTGCAGATAGAGATAGAGTTGAGCAGGTATTAATTAATCTTATCAGCAATGCTATTGATTTTACTCCGCAGGGGGAGAGAATTAAGGTAGTCTCTAGAAGAGAAGATGATGAGGTTCTTGTTATGATCAAGGATACTGGACCAGGGATTCCAGCTGAAGAGATAAATAACATCTGGAATAGATTTCACAAAGTTGATAAGGCTAGGACTAGAGATAGAGGTGGGACAGGTTTAGGTTTATCTATTGTTAGAGAGATTATTCGCCATCATCAAGGTGAGGTTTGGGTGGAGAGCGAGGTTGGAAAAGGTTCTACTTTTGTTTTTAGTTTATTAGTAGCAGATAAATAA
- a CDS encoding S1C family serine protease: MKKIKKSIVLYTSLLLIGILIGNIVLNNSTANAFWNDSKQEDNSQKAVINKIVVPQEEAVKRAVKQVGPAVVSIVTRDVEIVRDFFYNPVPQEKEGLGSGVIIDKEGYILTNNHVIDGADKIKVLLSDGRKFTAELVGSDPRNDLAVIKIEGKDLPVAQLGDSDELVAGQLTIAIGSPYGIEFSNTVTTGVVSALGREIRAGKHGILENLIQTDASINPGNSGGPLLDSQGKVIGINTAIIGDAQGIGFAIPINQAKEIIGDLIKYGKVKRPWLGIYGTKLTEEIINYYSLPVEHGVLVARVIMDSPADKAGLSHNDIIVEADHQKVRDMNDLKEIINKKGIGAKLKLLIMDNDKNLKPITVTLEELKIGE, encoded by the coding sequence ATGAAAAAAATCAAAAAGAGTATAGTGCTTTATACTAGTTTATTGCTAATTGGTATTTTAATAGGAAATATAGTACTTAATAACTCCACAGCAAATGCTTTTTGGAATGATAGTAAGCAGGAAGATAATTCTCAAAAAGCTGTTATAAATAAGATCGTTGTTCCCCAAGAAGAAGCAGTCAAAAGGGCAGTTAAGCAGGTAGGTCCTGCTGTAGTTAGTATTGTAACCAGAGATGTTGAAATCGTACGGGACTTCTTCTATAATCCAGTCCCTCAAGAGAAGGAGGGGCTTGGTTCTGGTGTAATCATTGATAAAGAGGGTTATATTTTAACAAATAATCATGTAATTGATGGTGCTGATAAGATTAAAGTTTTACTCTCTGATGGGCGTAAATTTACAGCAGAGTTGGTAGGTTCAGATCCTAGAAATGACTTGGCTGTAATTAAGATTGAGGGGAAAGATTTACCAGTAGCTCAGTTGGGAGATTCTGATGAATTGGTAGCAGGACAGTTGACTATCGCTATTGGTAGCCCTTATGGAATAGAGTTTAGTAATACAGTTACTACAGGTGTAGTAAGTGCTTTAGGAAGAGAGATTAGGGCAGGAAAGCATGGGATTTTAGAGAACTTAATCCAGACAGATGCTTCAATCAATCCTGGTAATAGTGGAGGTCCTTTATTAGATAGCCAAGGCAAAGTAATAGGAATCAATACTGCAATCATTGGAGATGCCCAAGGTATTGGTTTTGCTATTCCTATCAATCAAGCTAAAGAGATTATTGGTGATTTAATCAAATATGGAAAGGTTAAGAGACCATGGCTTGGTATCTATGGTACTAAATTAACTGAAGAGATTATCAATTATTATAGTTTACCAGTAGAACATGGGGTCTTAGTTGCTAGGGTAATTATGGATAGCCCTGCTGATAAAGCTGGATTATCCCACAATGACATTATTGTGGAAGCAGACCATCAGAAGGTAAGGGATATGAACGATTTAAAAGAAATAATTAATAAGAAGGGGATAGGTGCTAAGCTAAAACTATTGATTATGGATAATGATAAGAACTTAAAACCTATTACTGTTACCCTTGAAGAGTTGAAGATAGGAGAGTAG
- a CDS encoding glycosyltransferase family 2 protein, with the protein MGEDIALIIPAYNEVETIGEVIEVAQESNLFNEIVVVSDGSEDGTVKRALDYGVKTIALPKNLGKGAAMTIGMKNTLAEVIVFLDADLVNLREKHIKKLLAPIIARRADMSCGLFSGGRENTDFAQRLTPYLTGQRALRREIIDSYEELRDSKFGAELYLTKLVIEKELKVEKVLLEGLTHRMKEEKRGFIIGIISRIKMYWEVFKYFKKNNLSYNSISSTTK; encoded by the coding sequence TTGGGTGAAGATATAGCATTGATTATACCAGCTTATAATGAAGTAGAGACAATTGGAGAGGTAATAGAAGTAGCACAAGAGAGTAATTTATTTAACGAAATAGTTGTAGTAAGTGATGGATCAGAGGATGGTACTGTTAAAAGAGCTCTAGATTATGGGGTTAAAACTATTGCACTACCTAAAAATTTGGGAAAAGGAGCAGCTATGACTATTGGGATGAAGAACACACTTGCAGAGGTGATAGTGTTTTTAGATGCAGATCTTGTTAATTTAAGAGAAAAGCATATTAAAAAATTACTTGCACCAATTATAGCAAGAAGGGCTGATATGAGTTGTGGTTTGTTTTCAGGAGGTAGAGAGAATACAGATTTTGCCCAAAGATTGACCCCATATTTAACAGGTCAGAGAGCGTTGAGAAGAGAGATAATCGATTCTTATGAAGAGTTAAGGGATTCTAAATTTGGTGCTGAGCTGTACTTGACTAAATTGGTTATAGAAAAGGAATTAAAAGTAGAAAAGGTCTTGTTAGAGGGGCTAACTCATAGAATGAAAGAGGAAAAGAGAGGATTTATTATAGGGATAATCTCCCGTATAAAGATGTATTGGGAGGTATTTAAATATTTTAAAAAAAATAATTTAAGTTATAATAGTATAAGCTCTACTACAAAATAA
- the murB gene encoding UDP-N-acetylmuramate dehydrogenase gives MFINEELKNNLKKICGSNVKFDEPLKEYTTFKIGGPADILVIPNSIKELKEVLGNIRDIDIPFFILGKGSNVIVGDKGFRGIVINTEKLNRIKVEGKEIISETGILLSEVSDTALEAELTGLEFASGIPGSLGGAIYMNAGAYGGMIEDVIKEVKCLSYTGKEIILSKDDLKLSYRHSILQDEPLIAVEAKIVLEYGDKKEIKAKIDDLTDKRWTKQPMEMPSAGSIFKRPENYYASALIDEAGLKGTRVGEAEVSKKHAGFIVNLGNASAEDVKSLIKIVQDEIYQRNGVKLEVEPRFIGEFTK, from the coding sequence ATGTTTATAAACGAAGAACTCAAGAATAATCTTAAAAAAATCTGTGGCTCAAATGTAAAGTTTGACGAACCACTAAAAGAGTATACTACCTTTAAAATAGGTGGACCTGCCGATATATTAGTAATACCTAATAGTATTAAAGAACTCAAAGAAGTGCTTGGCAATATTCGAGATATAGATATTCCTTTCTTCATATTAGGAAAGGGTAGTAATGTCATAGTTGGAGATAAAGGATTCAGAGGTATCGTAATTAATACTGAAAAACTAAACCGAATCAAGGTAGAAGGAAAGGAGATAATTTCAGAGACAGGAATACTTCTATCAGAGGTATCAGACACGGCTTTAGAAGCAGAATTAACAGGATTAGAGTTTGCTAGTGGCATTCCAGGTAGCTTAGGTGGAGCTATCTACATGAATGCTGGTGCTTATGGTGGGATGATTGAAGATGTAATCAAAGAAGTAAAATGTTTAAGTTATACTGGAAAAGAAATCATCCTTTCTAAGGATGATTTAAAATTATCTTATCGCCATAGTATCCTACAAGATGAACCACTAATTGCTGTTGAAGCTAAAATTGTTCTAGAATATGGTGATAAAAAAGAGATTAAAGCAAAAATAGATGACTTAACTGATAAGCGCTGGACTAAACAACCTATGGAAATGCCTAGTGCTGGTAGCATCTTCAAAAGACCTGAGAATTATTATGCCAGTGCATTAATTGATGAAGCTGGACTTAAAGGAACTAGAGTCGGTGAAGCTGAAGTATCTAAAAAACATGCAGGATTTATTGTCAATTTAGGTAATGCTAGTGCAGAAGATGTTAAGAGTTTAATCAAAATAGTCCAAGATGAAATCTATCAAAGAAATGGTGTCAAATTAGAGGTAGAACCAAGATTTATTGGAGAGTTTACAAAATAA